The stretch of DNA CCGACCTTGGCAAGCCCATCGAGCAGGTCTTTAGCCTGCTCGAGCGCAAGGCGACCGCTGCCGCCTCCCTCGGTCAGGTGCACCGCGCCATGCTCGCCAGTAGCGGCGAAACGGTGGCGGTCAAGGTGCAGCGCCCCCATATCGAGGAGCTGGTCAATACCGACCTGAGCACGATTCGCTTTGTCATTTGGGTCATCACGCGCTTCGTCGATACCAGCGAGTTCATCGATCTGATGGCCGTCTACCGCGAGTTTCGGCGCACGGTCTACGAGGAGATCGACTATCTGACCGAGGCCGCCAATGTCCGCCGTTTTCGCGAGCTGTTCCGTGAGCAGCCCCAAATCTACATTCCGCGCGTCTATGAGGAATACAGCTCGAAGCGGGTCCTGGTCTTGGAGTGGATCGACGGCATCAAGATTAACGATTATGCCACCCTGGAGGCCGCTGGCTACAATCGGCTGGAGGTCGCACGGCGCACGGTTGAGGCCTATTTCTTCCAGTTCTTCGAAGCAGGCTTCTTTCACGCTGATCCCCATCCAGGCAATATCTTTGTCAAGCGCGGCTCCCCTCCAGAGGACCCAGTAATCGCCTTTGTCGACTTCGGCATGGTCGGCACTCTTACAAAAAGTACGAAGAAGGCCATGCGCGACCTCTTCCTGGCCTTTGTGGCCCGCGACTCGCATACGTTGGTCCAGGCCCTGGGCCGCCTCGGCTTTCTGGGAGAAAATGCCAATCTGTCAGCTATTGAGCAGGGCCTGGAGCTGATGCTCAACCAGTACTACGGTTTGACCCTGGGAGAGGCGCGCGAGCTGGATCTGTCGGAGGTCGCTCAGGACATCGAGCAGCTGCTGTACGGGCAACCGTTCCAGATTCCTGCCCAGTTCGCCTTTACGGGGCGGGCGATCAGTGTCCTGGCAGGCGTAGCAACTGGCCTGGCACCGGCGTTTAACCTGATCGATGTGGCCACGCCCTACGCGCGCAAGTTTCTCGGCCTCAGCACCGATCGACTGGGGGAGAATCTGCAGGAGCTGCTGCGCCAGATACTGGAGAATGGCCGCGCCATGCTGACCTTACCTCGCGCCCTGGAGCGCATCATTACCCGCTTCGAGAGCGGCCAGATCGAGATTCGGCTGGCCGAGTCCTCGACGAACGGACGGGGCCGACGCGCCCGGAACGGACGCAGCGCCAATGGCGGCGAGGGACGTGGCGGTATGTTCTCGCTGACCTTGGTGGGCCTGGCCGCGCTAGCCGCCGGTGTCTATCTGCTCACGAGCGTCCACCTCTTCACTGCCGGCTGGTTCTGCCTCGGTCTGGCAGCTGTGGCCATCCTGGGCCTGCTGCTGCGCCGCTAACGCAACTTCGCAGGAAGCGCTTCCATAACACGCTCGCCGCCAGATCTATGGCAGGGCAGAGCAGGCCCAATCAGCGAGGCCGGCGCTGGATGTTTCCAACACTTAGCTCAGGAGCTGCCAGCGCTCGTCGCCTCGACGGCTCACGCGCCCCTCCTGCTCAAGCTTGAGCAGATGAGCTGTTAGCGACTGGGCGGCCAGGGCGTGCAGAGCCGGCGAGACGTCGGCATAGACATGCGGCACCAGCTCGCCAACGGTCGCCCCCTGCGGGAACTGGCCGAGGGCCGTGATCACCTGCTGCTCGCGCAAGAGGCGATGATCGATATACTCGGCCAGCTTGCTGCCCGGATCAAGGATGACCGGACCGTGGGCGGGGACAATGCAACGCAGCTCCAGGCACTGCAGACGCCGCAGCGAGGCCAGATAAGCCCCCATATCGCCTTCCGGTGGGGCAATCACTACCGTACCGACCCCGGCCAGCAAGTCGCCGGCAAAGAGGACTCCAGCCCGCTCTAAGAGGAAGCAGAGATGGTCAAAGCGATGCCCCGGCGTGTGGATGGCTCGCAGGGTATCGTCGCCAGCAGCCAGGCGCGCACCATCCTCTAACTCCTCATCGGCTAGTGCCACCCCCTGGCGGCTAAAGGCCAGTACCGGTACACCCAGGCGGGCCCGCAGGGCCGGCACACCGCCACAGTGGTCAGGATGGCCGTGGGTAATCAAAATGCGCCGGATGCCACCACGGGCCTCCCCCGCGGCCATAATCTGCTCCAGATAGGCCGGGTCATCGACCGCCGGATCAATTACGAGCGCTCCCGTGGTCGCGTCACCGAGCACGATCGTATTGGTTCCTGGCCCCGTCATTACCGAGGGATTGGGGGCCAGTATCAGCGTATACAGCTGCTCCTCCGCTTGTGACTTCTGCTCCTGTGCCATAGCGCTCCTCTCTCTCTGCTCCAGCCAATTAGAAGACCTCACGGCTGGCTGGCAGCTCAGCCCTGGGTCATGTGTGGCGGGACCTCCCAGCCCCGTTCATCGCCAGGGAGATAAATGCGATAGCCTTCACCCTCTTGCACCAGGCGGGGCTGCTTGAGGGGCACGTAATGCGAGACAGCGAAGGCCAGGGCCTCCTCGGCGCTGGCAAAGGCCGCTAACTCCTCAAGCTGGCGCAAGGTGGCAAAGACCAGGGGAAAGCTGCCCTCCTGGTAGCGGGCCAGAGCTTCGGCGGGCCTGATCCAGAGGCCATCGCTGGTCTCCAGGTGATCATACACGGCCTGCTGCTCGCTAGGAGCCAGAGCGAGAAAGAAGTGGGTGTCGAAGCGGCGCGGCATGCCTTCCGGCGTCAGCCAGTGAGCAAAGTAGTGAAGCTGATCGGTGGCTAACTGCAATCCCTCGCTCCGCGCCAGCTCAACCAGCGAGCCTCGGCGCTCATGAAAGGCACGGCGATAGTCGGCGAAGCGCGCCTTCCCGGCCTCATCCTCTGTCAGGGCCAGCAGCGAGCCATTGCGATAAGCCAGCAAGACACCCGCTTCCTCAAATAGCTCGCGAATGGCCGCCGCCCGTGCTCCCGTCCCCAGAGCGGTCCGTCCCTCGGGATCAGCCACTGTCTCACGGGCGGGAACAGGGGCGCAGAGTTGGGCGCTCTCCTCGGCGGCCCGGTCATCAGCCTTGATGGAGCCGCCAGGAAAGACATAAACATCGGGCATAAACTCGCTTTGGACAACACGCCGGACCATAAAGACCTCCATTCCGGTTCCAGCGTGTCCATTCCTCAGCAGCATCACCGCTGAGGCCGGGCGGGGCACAACTGCCATAGGTTCTCTCCATCTCCCTTGAGGAAAGTTTCTTTCTATTGACCTGGACGTGATACTGTTATAGTACCATATGCGCAGCACCACCGCAGGCACTGCTCGCCCCCTTTACGGAGGCCACGGCCTGTGGTACGCTGAACACGTTCATACTCTTTGTGACAGCGATACACAAGATACACCCGGCAGAGTAGGATCTATCAGCTCTCGACTGAAGGTAAAGCAGGGCCGAACAAGTAGTTATGGATGCAGAAGCACCAGTGACTGAGCAGTTGCAGAGTCGGCACGGTCGTTTCCGCCTGGGCCTGATCGGCGACCCCGTGGCGCATTCGCTCTCGCCGCGCCTGCAGCAGGCGGCGCTCGATGCCCTGGGCATCGATGCAGTCTACGAGCTGTGGCAAACACCTGCCGATGAGCTGGCCTCGCGCGTCGCACGCTTGCTCGATCCGCTCTATCTAGGGGCCAATGTGACAATTCCGCACAAGCAGGCGGTTCTCCCCCTGCTCGATATCGTTGATCCGCTGGCGGCGCGCATTGGGGCGGTCAATACGATTGTGCCGCGCGATGGGTACTTGCACGGCTACAATACCGATGCTCCTGGCCTGTTACAGGCTTTACAGGAGCTGGGTGTTGGCAAGCCGAGCGAGAGCACAACCATCTCGCTGACGGGCTACACAGCCATCATCTTAGGGGCGGGTGGAGCGGCCCGCGCAGCAGCCTTCGCCCTGGCCAGCAC from Thermogemmatispora onikobensis encodes:
- a CDS encoding ABC1 kinase family protein; translated protein: MRHKSTRINRLAQVARFLRVARLLLWTIWVIYRERRRVVRAHQRGHYEVQPNIEVLIKVLTAFRETAIKLGVLMIKLGQFLSARADLLPEQALQVLDSLQDEVPPAPFSHVVSVIEADLGKPIEQVFSLLERKATAAASLGQVHRAMLASSGETVAVKVQRPHIEELVNTDLSTIRFVIWVITRFVDTSEFIDLMAVYREFRRTVYEEIDYLTEAANVRRFRELFREQPQIYIPRVYEEYSSKRVLVLEWIDGIKINDYATLEAAGYNRLEVARRTVEAYFFQFFEAGFFHADPHPGNIFVKRGSPPEDPVIAFVDFGMVGTLTKSTKKAMRDLFLAFVARDSHTLVQALGRLGFLGENANLSAIEQGLELMLNQYYGLTLGEARELDLSEVAQDIEQLLYGQPFQIPAQFAFTGRAISVLAGVATGLAPAFNLIDVATPYARKFLGLSTDRLGENLQELLRQILENGRAMLTLPRALERIITRFESGQIEIRLAESSTNGRGRRARNGRSANGGEGRGGMFSLTLVGLAALAAGVYLLTSVHLFTAGWFCLGLAAVAILGLLLRR
- a CDS encoding MBL fold metallo-hydrolase; amino-acid sequence: MAQEQKSQAEEQLYTLILAPNPSVMTGPGTNTIVLGDATTGALVIDPAVDDPAYLEQIMAAGEARGGIRRILITHGHPDHCGGVPALRARLGVPVLAFSRQGVALADEELEDGARLAAGDDTLRAIHTPGHRFDHLCFLLERAGVLFAGDLLAGVGTVVIAPPEGDMGAYLASLRRLQCLELRCIVPAHGPVILDPGSKLAEYIDHRLLREQQVITALGQFPQGATVGELVPHVYADVSPALHALAAQSLTAHLLKLEQEGRVSRRGDERWQLLS
- a CDS encoding NUDIX hydrolase yields the protein MAVVPRPASAVMLLRNGHAGTGMEVFMVRRVVQSEFMPDVYVFPGGSIKADDRAAEESAQLCAPVPARETVADPEGRTALGTGARAAAIRELFEEAGVLLAYRNGSLLALTEDEAGKARFADYRRAFHERRGSLVELARSEGLQLATDQLHYFAHWLTPEGMPRRFDTHFFLALAPSEQQAVYDHLETSDGLWIRPAEALARYQEGSFPLVFATLRQLEELAAFASAEEALAFAVSHYVPLKQPRLVQEGEGYRIYLPGDERGWEVPPHMTQG
- the aroE gene encoding shikimate dehydrogenase: MDAEAPVTEQLQSRHGRFRLGLIGDPVAHSLSPRLQQAALDALGIDAVYELWQTPADELASRVARLLDPLYLGANVTIPHKQAVLPLLDIVDPLAARIGAVNTIVPRDGYLHGYNTDAPGLLQALQELGVGKPSESTTISLTGYTAIILGAGGAARAAAFALASTGVERLIIVNRHLERAQHLAAEVGDFLAARRQELSVPQVFSLSDPEFLIPHPLSLIINATPVGMHEDLSPLPGEVLARFGNETFVFDMIYNPTETKLLCQARTLGMRASNGLPMLLHQGALAFTLWTGQPAPLEVMRAALAAE